A genome region from Deinococcus seoulensis includes the following:
- a CDS encoding cation diffusion facilitator family transporter gives MTASSTSVQTSSRASRLALGSILVAVVVLALKYVAYLMTGSVALYSDALESIINVAAAVAALIALRVAARPADANHPYGHTKAEYFSAVAEGVLIVLAAAAIVREALPALLNPATLPEQEGLGLAGLGVNLGAGLLNAVWASVLLRQGRALRSPALLADGRHIFSDVVTSVGVLLGVLAARLTGLAWLDPLLAILVALNILWSGWLLVRESVGGLMDAAVDPGTEARIRQAMSLHGQGALEMHDLRTRHAGSVTFIEFHMVVPGDMTVQEAHSICDRLEDAIRAETPQSSISIHVEPQEKAKHHGVLVL, from the coding sequence GTGACGGCTTCATCGACCTCCGTGCAGACCTCCTCCCGCGCGTCCAGGCTGGCGCTGGGCAGCATTCTCGTGGCGGTCGTGGTGCTGGCCCTGAAGTACGTGGCGTACCTGATGACGGGCAGCGTGGCGCTGTACTCGGACGCGCTGGAGAGCATCATCAACGTGGCGGCGGCAGTCGCGGCGCTGATCGCGTTGCGGGTCGCGGCGCGCCCGGCGGACGCCAACCACCCGTACGGGCACACGAAGGCCGAGTACTTCAGCGCGGTGGCCGAGGGCGTGCTGATCGTGCTGGCAGCGGCCGCGATCGTGCGCGAGGCGCTCCCGGCGCTGCTGAACCCGGCCACCCTGCCGGAGCAGGAGGGGCTGGGGCTGGCGGGGCTGGGCGTGAACCTGGGGGCGGGCCTGCTGAACGCCGTATGGGCGTCGGTGCTGCTGCGCCAGGGGCGGGCGCTGCGCTCGCCGGCGTTGCTGGCGGACGGGCGGCACATTTTCAGTGACGTGGTGACCAGCGTGGGGGTGCTGCTGGGCGTGCTGGCGGCGCGTCTGACGGGGCTGGCGTGGCTGGACCCGCTGCTGGCGATTCTGGTGGCGCTGAACATCCTCTGGAGCGGGTGGCTGCTGGTGCGGGAGAGCGTGGGCGGCCTGATGGACGCGGCGGTGGATCCGGGAACCGAGGCGCGGATCCGGCAGGCGATGAGTCTGCACGGGCAGGGCGCGCTGGAGATGCATGACCTGCGGACCCGGCATGCAGGGAGCGTGACGTTCATCGAGTTTCACATGGTGGTGCCGGGCGACATGACGGTGCAGGAGGCGCACAGCATCTGCGACCGCCTGGAGGATGCCATCCGGGCCGAGACGCCGCAGTCGTCGATCAGCATTCATGTGGAGCCGCAGGAGAAGGCCAAGCATCACGGCGTGCTGGTGCTGTGA
- a CDS encoding ATP-dependent helicase, translating to MNPPDLLAQLNPTQAQAADHHEGPALVIAGAGSGKTRTLIYRIAHLIGHYGVAPGEILAVTFTNKAAAEMRERASHLVPGADKLWMSTFHSAGVRILRAYGEHIGLKRGFVIYDDDDQLDVLKDIMGSLPGIGPDTNPRVLRGILDRAKSNLQTPGDLDRAHEPYLSGIPKEAAAEAYRRYETRKKAQNAIDFGDLITETVRLFRDVPAVLNAVQNRARFIHVDEYQDTNKAQYELTRLLASRDRNLLVVGDPDQSIYKFRGADIQNILDFQKDYPDSKVYMLEHNYRSSARVLGIANRLIENNAERLDKTLKAVKEDGPPVVFHRATDHRAEGDFVSEWITRLHAREGLPLTDMAVLYRTNAQSRVIEESLRRVQIPTKIVGGVGFYDRREIRDILAYARLSINPSDDVALRRIIGRPRRGIGDTALTKLLDWAAAHRTSLLEACARADTDGILDRGAQKAVDFAALMHAMSEAADNYEPGPFLRYVIETSGYLDLLRQEGPEGQVRAENLDELVNAAEEWSQDNQGTIGDFLDDAALLSSVDDMRTKQENKGAPEDAVTLMTMHNAKGLEFPVVFIVGVEEGLLPSKGAIAEAGGIEEERRLFYVGITRAMDRLFLTAAENRMQYGKTNAAEDSRFLEEIEGGFDTVDPYGQVVEYRAKTWKTYRPTVPTTSAVKNTSPLTAGMAYRGGERVRHPKFGEGQVLAVAGTGDRQEVTVHFPTAGTKKLLVKFANLSPA from the coding sequence GTGAACCCGCCCGACCTGCTCGCCCAACTGAACCCCACCCAGGCACAGGCCGCCGACCACCACGAAGGCCCCGCCCTCGTCATCGCCGGCGCCGGCAGCGGCAAAACCCGCACCCTCATCTACCGCATCGCCCACCTGATCGGGCACTACGGCGTCGCCCCCGGCGAGATCCTCGCCGTGACCTTCACCAACAAGGCCGCCGCCGAGATGCGCGAACGCGCCAGCCACCTCGTCCCCGGCGCCGACAAACTCTGGATGAGCACCTTCCACTCCGCCGGCGTGCGCATCCTGCGCGCCTACGGCGAACACATCGGCCTGAAACGCGGCTTCGTCATCTACGACGACGACGACCAGCTCGACGTCCTCAAGGACATCATGGGCAGCCTCCCCGGCATCGGCCCCGACACCAACCCCCGCGTCCTGCGCGGCATCCTCGACCGCGCCAAGAGCAACCTCCAGACTCCCGGCGACCTCGACCGCGCCCACGAACCCTACCTCAGCGGCATCCCAAAAGAAGCCGCCGCCGAAGCCTACCGCCGCTACGAAACACGCAAGAAAGCCCAGAACGCCATCGACTTCGGCGACCTCATCACCGAAACCGTCCGCCTGTTCCGCGACGTCCCCGCCGTCCTGAACGCCGTCCAGAACCGCGCCCGCTTCATTCACGTCGACGAGTACCAGGACACCAACAAAGCCCAGTACGAACTGACCCGCCTGCTCGCCTCCAGGGACCGCAACCTGCTCGTCGTCGGAGACCCCGACCAGTCGATCTATAAATTTAGGGGTGCGGACATACAAAATATCCTTGATTTCCAGAAAGATTATCCTGATTCTAAAGTATACATGCTGGAGCACAACTACCGCTCCAGCGCCCGCGTGCTCGGCATTGCCAACCGGCTGATCGAGAACAACGCCGAACGCCTCGACAAGACCCTGAAGGCCGTCAAGGAGGACGGGCCGCCCGTCGTGTTCCACCGCGCCACCGACCACCGCGCCGAGGGGGACTTCGTGTCCGAGTGGATCACGCGCCTGCACGCCCGGGAAGGCCTTCCGCTGACGGACATGGCCGTGCTGTACCGCACGAACGCGCAGTCCCGCGTGATCGAGGAGAGCCTGCGCCGCGTGCAGATTCCCACGAAGATCGTGGGCGGCGTGGGCTTCTACGACCGCCGGGAAATCCGCGACATCCTCGCGTACGCCCGCCTGTCCATCAACCCCAGTGACGACGTGGCGCTGCGCCGCATCATCGGGCGGCCACGGCGCGGCATCGGCGACACGGCCCTCACGAAACTCCTCGACTGGGCCGCCGCGCACCGCACCAGCCTGCTCGAAGCCTGCGCCCGCGCCGACACGGACGGCATCCTCGACCGTGGCGCGCAGAAAGCCGTGGATTTCGCCGCGCTGATGCACGCCATGAGCGAAGCCGCCGACAACTACGAACCCGGCCCGTTCCTGCGCTACGTCATCGAAACCAGCGGGTACCTCGACCTGCTCCGCCAGGAAGGCCCGGAAGGACAGGTCCGCGCCGAGAACCTCGACGAACTCGTGAACGCCGCCGAGGAATGGTCCCAGGACAACCAGGGCACCATCGGCGACTTCCTCGACGACGCCGCCCTGCTCTCCAGCGTGGACGACATGCGCACCAAACAGGAGAACAAAGGCGCGCCCGAAGACGCCGTGACCCTCATGACCATGCACAACGCCAAAGGCCTGGAATTCCCCGTCGTGTTCATCGTGGGCGTCGAGGAAGGCCTGCTGCCCAGCAAAGGAGCCATCGCCGAGGCGGGCGGCATCGAGGAAGAACGCCGCCTGTTCTACGTCGGCATCACCCGCGCCATGGACCGCCTGTTCCTGACCGCCGCCGAGAACCGCATGCAGTACGGCAAAACCAACGCCGCCGAGGACAGCCGCTTCCTCGAAGAAATCGAAGGCGGCTTCGACACCGTCGACCCCTACGGACAGGTCGTCGAGTACCGCGCCAAAACCTGGAAAACGTACCGCCCCACCGTCCCCACCACCAGCGCCGTCAAGAACACCAGCCCCCTCACCGCCGGCATGGCGTACCGGGGCGGCGAACGCGTCCGCCACCCCAAATTCGGCGAGGGACAGGTCCTCGCCGTCGCGGGCACTGGCGACCGGCAGGAAGTCACGGTGCACTTCCCGACCGCCGGAACGAAAAAACTCCTGGTGAAATTCGCGAACCTCTCACCCGCCTGA
- a CDS encoding polymorphic toxin-type HINT domain-containing protein, which yields MQPAAQSAQPRPAPEGHSDLSRNWVGAGHLKVGDTIKQTDGTTGLVANVTTVGQTREMFNLTVSEAHTYY from the coding sequence GTGCAGCCGGCCGCCCAATCCGCTCAGCCCAGGCCCGCGCCGGAAGGTCACAGCGACCTGAGCAGGAATTGGGTGGGCGCGGGGCACCTGAAGGTCGGCGATACGATCAAGCAGACCGACGGCACCACCGGCCTCGTCGCCAACGTCACCACCGTTGGGCAGACGCGCGAGATGTTCAACCTCACCGTCAGCGAAGCCCACACGTATTATTGA
- a CDS encoding IS66 family transposase: MRQRRPGRSPHPTSRTPPRPAPPPPSPPASAHPSGSTSGWAPSTPHPSRSIALWRFLKDPDIPPTNNAAERSLRTVVMRGRSRSAARMQCARRRTCGSSPPWRPRGYAVRTPSRS, from the coding sequence CTGCGCCAGCGCCGCCCAGGCCGAAGCCCGCACCCGACTTCACGAACTCCGCCCCGGCCCGCACCACCGCCGCCGTCGCCTCCCGCTTCTGCTCATCCGTCAGGAAGCACGTCAGGGTGGGCACCTTCAACACCGCATCCCAGCCGTTCTATAGCGCTGTGGCGGTTCCTGAAGGACCCGGACATTCCACCGACGAACAACGCAGCGGAACGGAGCCTGCGGACGGTGGTGATGCGAGGAAGGTCTCGCAGTGCAGCAAGAATGCAGTGCGCGCGCAGACGTACATGCGGATCAAGTCCACCGTGGAGACCGCGCGGTTACGCTGTCAGAACCCCGTCGCGGTCCTGA
- a CDS encoding NUDIX hydrolase, whose protein sequence is MKFSVRVAVLCTRGDRLLTNTEPSIGFHYLPGGAVTTGEDSATAAAREWTEETGLPPGPLRLVGVVENFFGPPDRRQHEIGFYYHTPAPLELPDSPFTVQDNPGVTCHWLPLNATESTPVYPLVIRDLLSVPPGEIRHIVNREG, encoded by the coding sequence GTGAAGTTCAGCGTGCGGGTCGCCGTCCTCTGCACGCGCGGCGACCGGCTCCTCACGAACACCGAGCCCAGCATCGGCTTTCACTACCTGCCCGGCGGGGCCGTCACCACCGGCGAGGACTCCGCCACCGCCGCCGCCCGCGAATGGACGGAAGAAACAGGCCTGCCCCCCGGCCCACTGCGACTGGTCGGCGTGGTCGAGAACTTCTTCGGCCCCCCCGACCGCCGCCAGCACGAGATCGGCTTCTACTACCACACACCCGCCCCACTGGAACTGCCGGACAGCCCGTTCACCGTGCAGGACAACCCCGGCGTGACCTGCCACTGGCTCCCACTGAACGCCACAGAATCCACCCCGGTCTACCCGCTGGTCATCCGCGACCTGCTGAGCGTTCCACCCGGCGAAATCCGCCACATCGTCAACCGGGAAGGGTAA